From one Rhizobium rosettiformans genomic stretch:
- a CDS encoding alpha/beta fold hydrolase: MSEVAQPSVSRRAVFLVGGYERNDAAGFFRRIGREMERFCKCWSVEATLGVPVEAAEASATTAVADYRGPDGVCRSEITFLSFDDIVKHDGARPFVVRLAAYLIAFFDYVVSGTMFRFFATNWRFALYFLYPLVMLGLFVWFGTITYRLVDWIGLPGGPLLPALAGLAVTYALGRSVGRRYFVFHLMDLWSFSREHLHCRRPGMDERIEAWAALISQRVAQSAYDEVLLVGHSTGGALILDVAHQLAERLAAEGRAVNFQLVTVGSTSLKVALHPAASRARARLETLARHPGIRWTEFQALTDIINFYKCDPYARAGLKHQRTDQFPRQFQVRVRDMLERDTYKRVKKNFFRVHYQFISANSRRYFYDFFMICCGTRPIEAVRGDRLPLSAEADKTAEATS, translated from the coding sequence ATGTCTGAGGTCGCTCAGCCTTCGGTGTCGAGGCGTGCCGTCTTTCTCGTCGGGGGATATGAACGCAACGATGCTGCCGGCTTTTTTCGGCGAATCGGCCGCGAAATGGAGCGCTTCTGCAAGTGCTGGTCGGTCGAGGCGACACTCGGGGTACCGGTCGAGGCAGCGGAGGCTTCCGCGACGACGGCGGTCGCCGACTATCGAGGTCCCGACGGCGTCTGCCGATCCGAGATTACCTTTTTGAGTTTCGACGACATCGTCAAACATGACGGGGCGCGGCCCTTCGTCGTGCGCCTTGCGGCCTATCTTATCGCCTTTTTCGACTACGTCGTCTCCGGCACGATGTTCCGCTTCTTTGCCACCAATTGGCGCTTCGCACTCTATTTCCTCTATCCCCTGGTCATGCTGGGACTGTTCGTCTGGTTTGGCACGATTACCTATCGTCTCGTGGACTGGATTGGACTTCCCGGTGGCCCGCTTCTGCCGGCACTTGCCGGCCTTGCTGTCACCTATGCTCTCGGTCGCTCCGTCGGGCGACGCTATTTCGTTTTCCACCTCATGGATCTCTGGTCGTTCAGCCGCGAGCATCTCCACTGCCGGCGCCCCGGCATGGATGAGCGGATCGAGGCCTGGGCCGCGTTGATTTCGCAGCGCGTGGCACAATCGGCCTATGACGAAGTCCTGCTCGTCGGGCATTCGACAGGTGGCGCGCTGATCCTCGACGTCGCGCATCAACTGGCCGAGAGGCTGGCGGCTGAGGGGCGGGCCGTCAATTTCCAGCTGGTCACTGTCGGATCGACGTCCCTGAAGGTTGCGCTGCACCCGGCAGCATCACGCGCGCGCGCGCGCCTGGAGACGCTTGCCCGGCATCCCGGCATTCGCTGGACGGAGTTCCAGGCGCTGACGGACATCATCAACTTCTACAAATGCGATCCCTATGCTCGGGCTGGCCTCAAACATCAGCGGACGGACCAGTTCCCGCGTCAGTTCCAGGTGCGCGTTCGCGACATGCTCGAACGTGACACCTACAAGCGCGTGAAGAAGAACTTCTTCCGCGTTCACTATCAGTTTATCTCGGCTAATAGCCGCCGGTATTTCTACGATTTCTTCATGATCTGCTGTGGCACCCGGCCGATCGAGGCCGTAAGAGGCGACAGGCTGCCGCTTTCGGCAGAGGCAGACAAGACCGCAGAGGCGACTTCATGA
- the purL gene encoding phosphoribosylformylglycinamidine synthase subunit PurL, with the protein MTVSNSRPITAELIASHGLKPDEYDRILNLIGREPTFTELGIFSAMWNEHCSYKSSKKWLKTLPTKGPRVIQGPGENAGVVDIDDGDVVVFKMESHNHPSYIEPYQGAATGVGGILRDVFTMGARPVAAMNALRFGAPDHPKTKHLVAGVVAGVGGYGNSFGVPTVGGEVEFDARYNGNILVNAFAAGLAKADGIFLSEAKGVGLPVVYLGAKTGRDGVGGATMASAEFDKSIEEKRPTVQVGDPFTEKCLLEACLELMKTGAVIAIQDMGAAGLTCSAVEMGAKGDLGIELHLDKVPVREERMTAYEMMLSESQERMLMVLEPSKEEVAKAIFVKWGLDFAIVGYTTDDLRFRVIHQGEEVANLPIKELGDEAPEYDRPWVEPKTPAPLAENDIPAGDVADALLKLVGSANNSSRRWVYEQYDTLIQGNSLQLPGGDAGVIRVEGHATKALAFSSDVTPRYVEADPFEGGKQAVAECWRNITATGALPLAATDNLNFGNPERPEIMGQFVFAIKGIGEACKALDFPIVSGNVSLYNETNGQGILPTPTIAGVGLMKDWKKMARIRFAAQGEAILLAGAPSGWGTHLGQSCYLRDIHGRTDGPAPHVDLAHEKKVGDFVRGLIQDGLATAVHDCSSGGLALAVAEMAMASGIGAHINALNDANPVAVFYGEDQGRYVLTVKEADVDQVQVRAEAAGVFCPWIGRTGGSNVVLGDAKPVAVEDLKTAHEGWFPALMEGELA; encoded by the coding sequence ATGACCGTTTCCAACTCCCGTCCCATCACCGCAGAATTGATCGCAAGCCACGGCCTGAAGCCGGACGAATACGATCGCATCCTGAACCTGATCGGACGCGAGCCGACCTTCACCGAGCTCGGCATCTTCTCGGCAATGTGGAACGAGCACTGCTCCTACAAGTCTTCGAAGAAGTGGCTGAAGACGCTGCCGACCAAGGGTCCGCGCGTCATCCAGGGCCCTGGCGAAAACGCAGGCGTCGTTGACATCGATGACGGCGACGTCGTGGTCTTCAAGATGGAGAGCCACAACCACCCGTCCTACATCGAGCCCTATCAGGGCGCGGCAACCGGCGTCGGCGGCATCCTGCGCGACGTCTTCACCATGGGTGCGCGCCCGGTGGCTGCGATGAACGCCCTGCGCTTCGGCGCGCCTGATCATCCGAAGACCAAGCATCTGGTCGCTGGCGTCGTGGCCGGTGTCGGCGGTTACGGCAACTCCTTCGGCGTGCCGACGGTTGGCGGCGAAGTCGAATTCGACGCCCGCTACAACGGCAACATCCTGGTCAACGCCTTTGCCGCAGGTCTCGCCAAGGCGGACGGCATCTTCCTGTCGGAAGCCAAGGGCGTCGGCCTGCCTGTCGTCTATCTCGGCGCCAAGACCGGCCGTGATGGCGTCGGCGGCGCGACCATGGCGTCGGCCGAATTCGACAAGTCGATCGAGGAGAAGCGCCCGACTGTTCAGGTCGGCGACCCCTTCACCGAGAAGTGCCTGCTGGAAGCCTGCCTCGAGCTGATGAAAACAGGCGCTGTCATCGCCATTCAGGACATGGGTGCCGCTGGCCTCACTTGCTCGGCTGTTGAAATGGGCGCCAAGGGTGACCTTGGCATCGAGTTGCATCTCGACAAGGTGCCGGTGCGCGAAGAGCGCATGACGGCCTATGAAATGATGCTGTCGGAAAGCCAGGAGCGCATGCTCATGGTGCTCGAGCCTTCCAAGGAAGAGGTCGCCAAGGCGATTTTCGTCAAATGGGGCCTCGATTTTGCGATCGTCGGCTACACCACCGACGACCTGCGCTTCCGCGTCATTCACCAGGGCGAGGAAGTCGCCAACCTGCCGATCAAGGAACTCGGTGATGAGGCGCCGGAATACGACCGTCCCTGGGTCGAGCCGAAGACGCCTGCCCCGCTCGCCGAAAACGACATCCCGGCCGGCGACGTCGCAGACGCCCTCCTGAAGCTCGTCGGCTCTGCCAACAACTCCTCGCGCCGCTGGGTCTACGAACAGTATGACACGCTGATCCAGGGCAATTCACTGCAGCTTCCCGGCGGCGATGCCGGCGTCATCCGCGTCGAAGGCCACGCAACGAAGGCACTCGCCTTCTCCTCCGACGTCACGCCCCGCTATGTCGAGGCCGACCCGTTTGAAGGCGGCAAGCAGGCTGTTGCCGAATGCTGGCGCAACATCACCGCGACCGGCGCACTTCCGCTCGCCGCGACCGACAACCTGAACTTCGGCAATCCCGAGCGCCCTGAGATCATGGGCCAGTTCGTATTCGCCATCAAAGGCATCGGAGAGGCCTGCAAGGCGCTCGATTTCCCGATCGTCTCGGGCAATGTCTCGCTCTACAACGAGACCAATGGCCAGGGCATCCTGCCGACCCCGACGATTGCCGGCGTTGGCCTGATGAAGGACTGGAAGAAGATGGCCCGCATCCGCTTTGCGGCCCAGGGCGAAGCGATCCTGCTGGCCGGCGCACCGTCCGGCTGGGGCACCCATCTCGGCCAGTCCTGCTACCTGCGCGACATTCATGGCCGCACCGACGGTCCGGCACCGCATGTCGATCTGGCGCATGAAAAGAAGGTCGGCGATTTCGTCCGCGGCCTCATTCAGGATGGTCTGGCGACCGCCGTGCACGACTGCTCGTCGGGTGGTCTGGCCCTTGCCGTCGCCGAAATGGCCATGGCGTCCGGTATCGGCGCGCATATCAACGCCTTGAACGATGCCAACCCGGTCGCAGTCTTCTACGGCGAAGACCAGGGCCGTTACGTCCTGACGGTCAAGGAAGCCGATGTCGACCAGGTGCAGGTCCGCGCTGAAGCAGCTGGCGTCTTCTGCCCGTGGATCGGCCGCACCGGTGGTTCGAACGTGGTTCTCGGCGATGCAAAACCTGTAGCGGTCGAGGACCTCAAGACGGCCCACGAAGGCTGGTTCCCAGCCCTCATGGAAGGCGAGCTTGCCTGA
- the ttcA gene encoding tRNA 2-thiocytidine(32) synthetase TtcA → MNLINMIDSQNAAVLEGEGEDELDLSTVHPVFTRAPRSVSFNKLRKRLIRQVRQAMSDFDMLKGQQRWLVGLSGGKDSYGLLAILLDLQWRGLLPVELVACNLDQGQPNFPKHVLPEYLASIGVKHRIEYRDTYSIVKEKVPSGGTYCSLCSRLRRGNLYRIAREEGCDALVLGHHREDILETFFMNFFHGGRLSAMPAKLLNDEKDLFVLRPLAYAAEEDMARFAQAMEFPIIPCDLCGSQDGLQRNAMKDMLAGIEAKMPGRKDAMLRALAHVDPSHLLDPKLFDFAGLMATRGE, encoded by the coding sequence ATGAACCTCATCAACATGATCGACAGCCAGAATGCCGCCGTTCTCGAGGGCGAAGGCGAGGACGAACTCGACCTGTCGACCGTTCATCCGGTCTTCACCAGGGCCCCACGCTCGGTCTCGTTCAACAAGCTGCGCAAACGGCTTATCCGGCAGGTGCGCCAGGCAATGTCTGACTTCGACATGCTGAAAGGCCAGCAGCGCTGGCTGGTCGGGCTTTCCGGCGGCAAGGACAGCTATGGCCTGCTGGCGATCTTGCTCGATCTGCAATGGCGCGGGCTCTTGCCGGTGGAGCTGGTCGCCTGCAATCTCGACCAGGGGCAGCCGAATTTTCCGAAACATGTCCTGCCAGAATATCTGGCTTCCATCGGGGTGAAACATCGGATCGAGTATCGGGACACCTATTCCATCGTGAAGGAGAAGGTGCCAAGTGGCGGCACCTATTGCTCGCTCTGTTCACGCCTGCGTCGCGGCAATCTCTACCGCATTGCCCGCGAGGAGGGCTGCGATGCGCTGGTGCTCGGCCATCACCGCGAGGATATCCTCGAGACCTTCTTCATGAACTTCTTCCATGGCGGCCGGCTCTCGGCCATGCCGGCCAAGCTGTTGAACGACGAGAAGGATCTCTTCGTCCTGCGTCCGCTGGCTTACGCTGCTGAAGAGGACATGGCGCGTTTCGCACAGGCCATGGAGTTCCCGATCATCCCTTGCGACCTCTGCGGCTCGCAGGACGGTCTGCAGCGCAATGCGATGAAGGACATGCTGGCCGGAATCGAGGCGAAGATGCCGGGACGCAAGGATGCGATGCTCAGGGCACTTGCGCATGTCGATCCCTCCCATCTGCTCGACCCGAAGCTCTTCGATTTCGCCGGTCTGATGGCGACCAGGGGCGAATGA
- a CDS encoding thioesterase domain-containing protein: protein MISRRALLSQASLFLAASILPAEAAKPRKPQPPNGQVYLFRGFADIFSTGLNTLGQQLKADGVDAQVMSLPNAQTFARRIAERYRASKDARPIILVGHSLGADMTFSVARALQPMRIPVALILSFDPTGKGPVPANVKKTLNFYTGGENLWSPVLPAPGFKGELANINLRQGETAISGIGHFNIDKNPKLHERSIKEIKQALRRR from the coding sequence ATGATTTCCAGGCGCGCCCTCCTCTCCCAGGCATCCCTTTTTCTCGCAGCATCCATACTGCCCGCCGAAGCGGCAAAGCCCCGAAAGCCGCAGCCGCCGAATGGCCAGGTCTACCTGTTTCGCGGCTTTGCCGACATCTTCTCGACGGGCCTGAACACGCTCGGCCAGCAGCTGAAGGCCGATGGGGTGGACGCGCAGGTTATGTCGCTGCCGAATGCCCAGACCTTTGCCCGAAGGATTGCCGAGCGTTACCGCGCATCGAAGGACGCGCGTCCGATCATACTCGTCGGACATTCGTTGGGGGCCGACATGACATTCTCGGTCGCACGTGCCCTGCAACCGATGAGGATCCCGGTGGCACTCATCCTGAGCTTCGATCCGACCGGCAAGGGCCCCGTGCCCGCCAACGTCAAGAAGACGCTGAACTTCTACACCGGCGGAGAGAACCTCTGGTCACCCGTCCTGCCCGCGCCCGGCTTCAAGGGCGAACTCGCCAACATCAACCTGCGCCAGGGCGAAACGGCGATCAGCGGCATCGGCCATTTCAACATCGACAAGAACCCGAAGCTGCACGAGCGGTCGATCAAGGAAATCAAGCAGGCGCTACGTCGTCGCTGA
- a CDS encoding multidrug effflux MFS transporter, with protein sequence MGRAEFIAMMAFLMALNALAIDIMLPGLQEIGAALNVENENHRQYVVSAYLIGFGFAQLFYGPIADRFGRRLPMIFGLAIYVVSSLAVVFVPSFESLLLLRFIQGIGSAATRVITVSIVRDVFGGRQMAEVMSLIMMVFMVIPVVAPGTGQVIMLFGDWHWIFVFMAVIAVIVGVWMYIRLPETLAPADVRPFTVKVIFDGFRIVLTDRVALCYTIASTFIFGALFGFINSAQQVYVGIYQLGVWFPVAFAAVALFMALSSFVNAKLVGRFGMRKLSHGSLLGFIAINLIWLVVQVLGPQPMPFFLFITFFSLAMFQFGWIGSNFNSLAMEPLGHVAGTASSVLGFMGTIGGSIIGAAIGQAFNGTALPMVAGFFVVSVIGLVFVLIGEKGRLFQAHNKPV encoded by the coding sequence ATGGGACGTGCCGAATTCATCGCAATGATGGCATTCCTTATGGCGCTCAATGCGCTTGCGATCGATATCATGCTGCCGGGTCTGCAGGAAATCGGCGCAGCCCTGAATGTCGAAAACGAAAACCATCGCCAGTATGTCGTTTCCGCCTATCTGATCGGCTTCGGCTTCGCCCAGCTCTTCTACGGCCCAATCGCCGACCGCTTTGGGCGCCGGCTCCCGATGATCTTCGGTCTCGCGATCTATGTCGTCTCCTCACTCGCGGTCGTCTTCGTGCCCTCCTTCGAATCGCTGCTCCTGCTGCGCTTCATCCAGGGCATCGGTTCGGCTGCAACCCGCGTCATCACGGTCTCGATCGTCCGCGACGTCTTCGGTGGTCGCCAGATGGCGGAAGTCATGTCGCTGATCATGATGGTCTTCATGGTCATTCCGGTCGTCGCTCCCGGCACCGGTCAGGTGATCATGCTCTTCGGCGATTGGCACTGGATTTTCGTGTTCATGGCGGTAATCGCAGTGATCGTCGGCGTGTGGATGTATATCCGCCTGCCCGAGACGCTGGCGCCGGCGGATGTCCGTCCCTTCACCGTGAAGGTGATCTTCGACGGCTTCCGTATCGTGCTCACCGACCGTGTGGCCCTGTGTTACACGATCGCCAGCACCTTCATCTTCGGTGCGCTGTTCGGCTTCATCAATTCGGCCCAGCAGGTCTATGTTGGCATCTATCAGCTCGGCGTCTGGTTCCCGGTCGCCTTCGCGGCAGTTGCCCTGTTCATGGCGCTGTCGTCCTTCGTCAATGCCAAGCTGGTCGGCCGCTTCGGGATGCGCAAGCTCTCGCATGGCTCGCTGCTCGGCTTCATCGCGATCAACCTGATCTGGCTGGTCGTGCAGGTGCTCGGGCCTCAGCCGATGCCGTTCTTCCTGTTCATCACGTTCTTCTCGCTAGCGATGTTCCAGTTCGGCTGGATCGGTTCGAACTTCAACTCGCTGGCCATGGAGCCCTTGGGCCATGTGGCAGGCACCGCATCGTCGGTTCTCGGCTTCATGGGCACGATCGGCGGCTCGATCATCGGTGCTGCCATCGGCCAGGCCTTCAATGGCACGGCATTGCCGATGGTCGCCGGCTTCTTCGTAGTCTCGGTGATCGGCCTCGTTTTCGTGCTGATCGGCGAGAAGGGTCGCCTGTTCCAGGCGCACAACAAGCCGGTCTGA
- the rpsD gene encoding 30S ribosomal protein S4: MSKRASSKYKIDRRMGENIWGRPKSPVNRREYGPGQHGQRRKGKLSDFGVQLRAKQKLKGYYGDIREKQFRATYDEANRRKGDTGENLIGLLESRLDAIVYRAKFVPTVFAARQFVNHGHVTVNGVRVNIGSYRCKAGDVIEVRQKSKQLVTVLESVSLAERDVPDYIEVDHNKMVATFVRVPTLADVPYAVIMEPNLVVEFYSR, from the coding sequence ATGAGCAAGCGCGCATCTTCCAAGTACAAAATTGACCGCCGTATGGGCGAAAACATCTGGGGCCGTCCGAAGTCCCCGGTGAACCGCCGCGAATACGGCCCCGGCCAGCACGGCCAGCGCCGCAAGGGCAAGCTTTCCGACTTCGGCGTGCAGCTGCGCGCCAAGCAGAAACTGAAGGGCTACTACGGCGACATCCGCGAAAAGCAGTTCCGCGCAACCTACGACGAAGCCAACCGTCGCAAGGGTGACACCGGCGAAAACCTGATCGGCCTGCTCGAGTCGCGTCTGGACGCCATCGTCTACCGCGCCAAGTTCGTACCGACGGTCTTTGCTGCCCGCCAGTTCGTCAACCACGGCCACGTCACCGTTAACGGCGTTCGCGTCAACATCGGTTCTTACCGCTGCAAGGCCGGCGACGTCATCGAAGTTCGCCAGAAGTCGAAGCAGCTGGTCACGGTTCTGGAATCGGTATCGCTCGCTGAGCGTGATGTTCCTGACTACATCGAAGTCGACCACAACAAGATGGTTGCCACCTTCGTTCGCGTCCCGACGCTGGCTGACGTTCCGTACGCAGTCATCATGGAACCGAACCTGGTCGTCGAATTCTACTCGCGCTAA
- a CDS encoding glutaminase: MDLQLIADEIVSALEPRLGEGKVADYIPELARVDPKQFGIAITTVDGKTYRAGHADTAFSIQSISKVFMLTLALGKAGESIWKRVGREPSGSSFNSIVQLEHEHGIPRNPFINAGAIVVTDMVLAGHAPREAIGEYLRFMRYLADDETLSIDEKVAQSEQRTGYRNFALANFMRGFGNLQHPVEHTLGVYFHQCALALSCVQLSHAGLFLANRGTNPLTGFSVVSPKRARRINALMLMCGHYDGSGDFAYQVGLPGKSGVGGGILAVAPGKASIAVWSPGLNKVGNSALGSVALEMLATRTGWSVFGT; encoded by the coding sequence ATGGATCTGCAGCTGATCGCCGATGAGATCGTCAGCGCGCTCGAGCCGCGCCTCGGCGAAGGCAAGGTGGCCGACTACATTCCGGAACTTGCCCGTGTCGATCCGAAGCAGTTCGGCATCGCGATCACCACCGTCGACGGCAAGACCTACAGGGCCGGCCATGCCGATACGGCCTTTTCGATCCAGAGCATTTCTAAGGTGTTCATGCTGACGCTGGCACTCGGCAAGGCAGGCGAATCGATCTGGAAGCGGGTGGGGCGCGAGCCGTCCGGCTCCTCTTTCAATTCCATCGTCCAGCTCGAACACGAGCACGGCATCCCGCGCAATCCCTTCATCAATGCCGGTGCGATCGTCGTCACCGACATGGTGCTTGCGGGCCATGCACCGCGCGAGGCCATCGGCGAGTATCTGCGCTTCATGCGCTATCTCGCCGATGACGAGACACTTTCGATCGACGAGAAGGTGGCCCAGTCCGAGCAGCGCACCGGTTACCGCAATTTTGCGCTCGCCAATTTCATGCGCGGCTTCGGCAATCTGCAGCACCCGGTCGAACACACGCTCGGGGTCTATTTCCACCAATGCGCGCTGGCGCTCTCCTGCGTCCAGCTTTCCCATGCAGGCCTGTTTCTGGCCAATAGGGGCACCAATCCGCTGACCGGCTTTTCGGTCGTTTCGCCGAAGCGGGCGCGGCGCATCAACGCGCTGATGCTGATGTGCGGCCACTATGATGGCTCGGGCGATTTCGCCTATCAGGTTGGCCTGCCTGGCAAGTCGGGCGTTGGCGGTGGCATTCTCGCGGTGGCTCCGGGCAAGGCGTCGATCGCCGTCTGGTCGCCTGGGCTCAACAAGGTCGGCAATTCGGCGCTCGGCTCCGTGGCGCTCGAAATGCTCGCCACCCGCACGGGCTGGTCGGTCTTCGGGACTTGA
- a CDS encoding D-alanyl-D-alanine carboxypeptidase family protein — MMTDLSRRMLLAFAVTLSMFAPAAAEIQKPGHAHILIDAGTGAILEAENTDMVLYPASLTKMMTLYLTFEALHSGQFKWAQRLVMSENANGKEPYKFAVGAGNTISVQEAVMGMVVLSTNDAATAVAETLAGSEEAFGRMMTAKARELGMTSTVFTNPSGLPDPRQVTTATDMARLGLALLRDFPEEYKLFASRGMTFRSMKFRGHNAFLVQYPGAEGIKTGFTNASGYNIVTSASQGDRRLIGVVLGAESANARTQEMITLFDRHFGTKVSQ; from the coding sequence ATGATGACAGACCTGTCCCGCCGTATGCTGCTCGCCTTCGCTGTAACGCTCTCAATGTTTGCGCCGGCAGCGGCCGAGATCCAGAAACCCGGCCATGCCCATATCCTGATCGACGCTGGCACCGGCGCAATCCTCGAGGCCGAGAATACCGATATGGTCCTCTATCCGGCATCGCTGACGAAGATGATGACGCTCTATCTCACCTTCGAGGCGCTGCATTCGGGACAATTCAAGTGGGCCCAGCGCCTCGTCATGTCTGAGAATGCAAATGGCAAGGAGCCCTACAAATTCGCAGTCGGCGCCGGCAACACGATCAGCGTGCAGGAAGCTGTCATGGGCATGGTCGTACTGTCGACCAATGACGCAGCGACCGCGGTTGCGGAAACGCTGGCAGGCTCCGAGGAAGCCTTTGGCCGGATGATGACGGCGAAAGCCCGCGAACTCGGCATGACCAGCACGGTCTTCACCAACCCTTCAGGCCTTCCCGATCCACGTCAGGTGACGACCGCCACCGACATGGCGCGTTTGGGTCTGGCGCTGCTGCGGGATTTCCCCGAAGAGTACAAGCTGTTCGCCTCGCGCGGCATGACCTTCCGCAGCATGAAATTTCGCGGTCACAACGCCTTCCTGGTGCAGTATCCGGGCGCCGAAGGGATCAAGACCGGCTTCACCAATGCATCGGGCTACAACATCGTGACCTCAGCAAGCCAGGGTGACCGCCGCCTGATCGGCGTGGTTCTGGGTGCCGAAAGCGCCAATGCCCGCACACAGGAAATGATTACGCTGTTCGACCGTCATTTTGGCACCAAAGTCAGCCAGTGA
- a CDS encoding BolA/IbaG family iron-sulfur metabolism protein, with amino-acid sequence MPMKPGDIEDMIKAGIPGAKVVIRDLAGDGDHYAAEVVAEAFRGKSRVQQHQMVYDALKGNMGGVLHALALQTSIPD; translated from the coding sequence ATGCCGATGAAACCAGGCGACATCGAAGACATGATCAAGGCCGGCATTCCGGGAGCGAAGGTCGTCATCCGTGACCTCGCGGGAGACGGCGATCACTACGCCGCCGAGGTCGTCGCCGAAGCCTTCCGCGGCAAGAGCCGGGTCCAGCAGCACCAGATGGTCTACGACGCCTTGAAGGGCAACATGGGTGGCGTTCTGCATGCACTGGCATTGCAGACAAGCATCCCCGACTGA
- a CDS encoding inositol monophosphatase family protein — protein MTATIDIAALANLLQEAAVEEILPRFRNLGDGDVRMKSEAIDLVTEADEAAERVIRKGIEALMPDALFVGEESVAADPALLDRLEGAELAVVVDPIDGTFNFASGLTLFGMILAVVSKGETIGGVIYDPIGNDWALVEKGSGAWIYRPDGSQEQMQVRPSGPLEQMIGIANTGFFDIETRRKILSNLAEVRLFTSYRCAAHEYRLLGQGHMDFAMYNKLMPWDHLAGALMMQEAGAHVARFDGSPYLPHHTSGGLLVASDADAWQELRERIFTVD, from the coding sequence ATGACCGCGACCATCGATATCGCCGCCCTTGCCAATCTCCTGCAGGAGGCTGCCGTCGAAGAGATTCTGCCGCGCTTTCGCAATCTCGGTGACGGTGATGTCAGAATGAAATCCGAGGCTATCGACCTGGTGACGGAAGCAGACGAGGCCGCTGAGCGCGTCATTCGCAAGGGGATCGAGGCGCTGATGCCCGATGCGCTGTTCGTCGGTGAGGAGTCGGTCGCGGCCGATCCGGCGCTGCTCGATCGTCTTGAAGGCGCCGAGCTTGCCGTCGTCGTCGATCCGATCGACGGTACCTTCAACTTCGCATCGGGACTGACGTTGTTCGGCATGATCCTCGCCGTTGTCTCCAAGGGCGAAACCATCGGCGGCGTCATTTACGACCCGATCGGCAATGATTGGGCGCTGGTGGAGAAGGGCTCGGGTGCATGGATCTATCGGCCGGATGGAAGCCAGGAGCAGATGCAGGTACGGCCCAGCGGCCCGCTCGAACAGATGATCGGGATCGCCAATACCGGTTTCTTCGATATCGAGACCCGCAGAAAGATCCTGTCCAATCTCGCCGAAGTCCGTCTCTTCACCAGCTATCGCTGTGCCGCCCATGAATACCGGCTGCTCGGCCAGGGTCATATGGATTTTGCCATGTACAACAAGCTGATGCCCTGGGACCACCTCGCCGGCGCGCTGATGATGCAGGAGGCGGGTGCCCATGTCGCGCGCTTCGACGGTTCACCCTATCTGCCGCATCATACGTCGGGCGGCCTGCTCGTGGCCTCCGATGCTGACGCCTGGCAGGAGTTGCGCGAACGCATCTTCACCGTCGACTGA
- a CDS encoding protein-S-isoprenylcysteine O-methyltransferase — MIRISFILWALMLVTWCAMRYPAMRRARRQKTAVDKRTPLDISLLVLCTFGLVVMPLLWRLDVLGGLADRGQGIVLLVLGTLSGIAFLWLFRRSHKDLGKNWSVTLEVREGHQLVTGGVYAYVRHPMYASFLLWGVTQALLIPNWIAGLAGLIAVLALYALRQSREEAMMRETFGAEYEAYCARTKRLVPGIF; from the coding sequence ATGATCCGCATTTCCTTTATCCTCTGGGCCCTGATGCTGGTGACCTGGTGCGCCATGCGTTATCCGGCCATGCGTCGCGCGCGGCGTCAGAAGACGGCGGTCGACAAGCGCACGCCGCTCGACATTTCGCTGCTGGTCCTCTGCACGTTCGGGCTGGTCGTGATGCCTCTTCTCTGGCGGCTGGATGTCCTTGGAGGACTGGCCGATCGCGGGCAGGGGATTGTGCTCCTCGTCCTGGGGACGCTCTCCGGGATCGCCTTTCTCTGGCTCTTCCGCCGCAGCCACAAGGATCTCGGCAAGAACTGGTCGGTGACGCTTGAAGTGCGCGAAGGTCATCAGCTGGTCACCGGCGGTGTCTACGCCTATGTGCGTCACCCGATGTATGCCTCCTTCCTCCTCTGGGGCGTGACCCAGGCGCTGCTCATTCCCAATTGGATTGCAGGCCTCGCCGGTCTTATAGCCGTCCTTGCACTCTATGCCTTGCGTCAGTCGCGCGAGGAGGCGATGATGCGGGAGACCTTCGGCGCCGAATACGAAGCCTATTGCGCCCGCACCAAGCGGCTGGTTCCCGGCATCTTCTGA
- the grxD gene encoding Grx4 family monothiol glutaredoxin codes for MSAHEFIDNEVKTNDVVLFMKGSPQFPQCGFSGQVVQILDYLGVDYKGVNVLADMEIREGIKQYSNWPTIPQLYIKGEFVGGCDIVREMFQAGELQKHFEDQGIAVRGAA; via the coding sequence ATGAGCGCCCACGAATTCATCGACAACGAAGTCAAGACCAACGATGTCGTCCTGTTCATGAAGGGCAGCCCGCAGTTTCCGCAGTGTGGTTTCTCCGGTCAGGTGGTGCAGATCCTCGATTACCTCGGCGTGGACTACAAGGGCGTGAACGTGCTCGCCGACATGGAAATCCGCGAAGGAATCAAGCAGTATTCCAACTGGCCGACCATTCCGCAGCTCTACATCAAGGGCGAGTTCGTCGGCGGTTGTGACATCGTCCGCGAGATGTTCCAGGCGGGCGAACTGCAGAAGCATTTCGAAGATCAGGGCATCGCCGTCCGCGGCGCTGCCTGA